In a single window of the Delftia tsuruhatensis genome:
- a CDS encoding HPP family protein has protein sequence MFFVFGPKGQMFRGPAERLGQVAPVRRVQRPQALRTRAADVAAGGSTPFPAILAELTGQPAHEPAPRRRDAVDAYVSTEKGPQQPRQPLHTVADVMSREAVTVGPEAGVNDAWRVLAEHGVAQAPVLDADGRVVGLLLRADMAPLDLLPEPGAIKEAIALARRPVHEVMISPIPTVARDTDLRRVAGVLLDTGLPGLPVTDDQGLLAGFISRTDILRAVASDPPLDLWS, from the coding sequence ATGTTTTTTGTCTTCGGTCCCAAGGGACAGATGTTTCGCGGCCCCGCCGAACGGCTGGGACAGGTGGCGCCCGTGCGCCGCGTGCAGCGGCCCCAGGCGCTGCGCACCCGCGCGGCCGACGTGGCCGCCGGGGGCTCCACGCCCTTTCCCGCCATCCTGGCCGAACTGACCGGCCAGCCCGCGCATGAGCCGGCGCCCCGCAGACGGGATGCGGTCGACGCCTATGTCTCCACGGAAAAAGGCCCCCAGCAGCCCCGCCAGCCGCTGCACACCGTGGCCGATGTGATGAGCCGCGAAGCCGTGACGGTGGGACCTGAGGCGGGCGTCAACGATGCCTGGCGCGTGCTGGCCGAGCACGGCGTGGCCCAGGCCCCCGTGCTGGATGCGGACGGCCGCGTGGTCGGCCTGCTGCTGCGCGCCGACATGGCGCCGCTGGACCTGCTGCCCGAGCCCGGTGCGATCAAGGAGGCCATCGCGCTGGCGCGCCGCCCCGTGCACGAGGTGATGATCTCGCCCATCCCCACCGTCGCCAGGGACACGGACCTGCGCCGCGTGGCCGGCGTGCTGCTCGACACCGGCCTGCCGGGGCTGCCCGTCACCGACGACCAGGGTCTGCTGGCCGGCTTCATCAGCCGCACCGACATCCTGCGCGCCGTGGCCTCCGATCCGCCGCTGGATCTGTGGAGCTGA
- a CDS encoding helix-turn-helix domain-containing protein: protein MVDTLQRSQDPSSAVSFSESIVSMIAAGLRSLPGANARGASTMASFHVTRARQYLMEHLRDPQLSVAGMARALGVSPDYLGRLFRAEPMGLSRLMWHKRLEACRRELSDPRQAGRRVSEIAFAWGFNDAAHFARLFRQAFGASPRAWRQAALGSAPLLPSSQGD, encoded by the coding sequence ATGGTCGATACGCTGCAGCGCAGCCAGGACCCGTCGTCGGCCGTCAGCTTCTCGGAGTCCATCGTGAGCATGATCGCGGCGGGCCTGCGCAGCCTGCCGGGTGCCAACGCGCGCGGAGCCTCCACCATGGCGTCCTTCCATGTCACGCGGGCCAGGCAGTACCTCATGGAGCATCTGCGCGACCCGCAACTGTCCGTGGCCGGCATGGCCCGGGCGTTGGGCGTGTCGCCGGATTACCTGGGCCGGCTGTTTCGCGCCGAGCCGATGGGGCTGTCGAGGCTGATGTGGCACAAGCGGCTGGAGGCCTGCCGGCGCGAGCTGTCCGATCCCCGGCAGGCGGGGCGGCGGGTGAGCGAGATCGCGTTTGCATGGGGGTTCAACGACGCCGCGCATTTCGCTCGCCTGTTCCGGCAAGCCTTCGGTGCCAGTCCCCGCGCCTGGCGCCAGGCTGCGCTGGGCAGCGCGCCGCTGCTGCCGTCATCCCAGGGCGACTGA
- a CDS encoding PRC-barrel domain-containing protein: MVLNTASSVISSETVSGTNVYNPAGDKLGSIDSLMIDKLSGQVRYAVLEFGGFLGIGTERYPLPWESLKYEPDMGGYVVSLTREQLDSAPRYERDTAPAYTDDYGRRVNDYYGVPYL, encoded by the coding sequence ATGGTCCTCAATACCGCATCCAGCGTCATTTCCTCCGAGACCGTCAGCGGCACCAATGTCTACAACCCGGCCGGGGACAAGCTGGGGTCCATCGACAGCCTGATGATCGACAAGCTCTCGGGACAGGTCCGCTATGCCGTACTGGAATTCGGCGGCTTCCTGGGCATTGGCACGGAACGCTACCCGCTGCCCTGGGAATCACTGAAGTACGAGCCGGACATGGGCGGCTATGTAGTCTCGCTGACCCGCGAACAGCTGGACAGCGCGCCTCGCTATGAACGCGATACCGCGCCGGCCTATACCGACGATTACGGCCGACGCGTGAACGACTACTACGGCGTGCCCTATCTGTAA
- the serS gene encoding serine--tRNA ligase yields MLDILLLRKDLDSAVARLETRKKPQAFLNVEAFQSLEAERKSLQTRTEELQSRRNQLSKQIGMLMGKGEKDAAEAAKAEVGALKTELDQSATRLEQIQAELQTMLLAVPNLPHDSVPVGADESGNVEVRRWGTPKAFDFAVKDHVDVGQPLGLDFDMGVKLSGSRFTVMKGQIARLHRALAQFMIDLQTEEHGYTECYVPYAVNADSLRGTGQLPKFEGDLFAAKKGGQDGEPVPDHAALYLIPTAEVPLTNFVRDVVVAEDQLPIKLTAHSPCFRSEAGSYGRDTRGMIRQHQFDKVEMVQIVHPEKSYEALEEMTGHAEAVLQKLGLPYRVMSLCTGDMGFGAAKTYDLEVWLPAQDTYREISSVSNCEAFQARRLQARFKNAQGKNELLHTLNGSGLAVGRTLVAVLENYQNADGSVEVPEALRPYMGGQALLKP; encoded by the coding sequence ATGCTCGATATCCTCCTTCTTCGCAAAGACCTCGATTCGGCCGTTGCCCGGCTCGAAACCCGCAAAAAGCCCCAGGCCTTCCTGAACGTGGAGGCTTTCCAGTCCCTGGAGGCGGAGCGCAAGTCCCTGCAGACGCGTACCGAGGAACTGCAGTCCAGGCGCAATCAGCTGTCCAAGCAGATCGGCATGCTCATGGGCAAGGGCGAGAAGGATGCCGCGGAAGCGGCCAAGGCCGAAGTCGGCGCCTTGAAGACCGAACTGGACCAGTCGGCCACGCGCCTGGAACAGATCCAGGCCGAGCTGCAGACCATGCTGCTGGCCGTGCCCAACCTGCCGCACGACAGCGTGCCCGTGGGGGCCGACGAGTCCGGCAACGTGGAAGTGCGTCGCTGGGGCACGCCCAAGGCCTTCGACTTCGCGGTCAAGGACCATGTGGACGTGGGCCAGCCCCTGGGCCTGGACTTCGACATGGGCGTCAAGCTCTCGGGCTCGCGCTTCACGGTCATGAAGGGCCAGATCGCCCGCCTGCACCGTGCGCTGGCGCAGTTCATGATCGACCTGCAGACCGAGGAGCATGGCTACACCGAGTGCTACGTGCCCTATGCCGTCAATGCCGACTCGCTGCGCGGAACGGGACAGTTGCCCAAGTTCGAGGGCGACCTGTTCGCCGCCAAGAAGGGCGGCCAGGATGGCGAGCCCGTGCCCGACCATGCGGCGCTCTACCTGATTCCCACGGCCGAGGTGCCGCTGACCAACTTCGTGCGCGACGTGGTCGTGGCCGAAGACCAGCTGCCCATCAAGCTCACGGCCCACAGCCCCTGCTTTCGTTCGGAGGCGGGCAGCTATGGTCGCGACACGCGCGGCATGATCCGCCAGCACCAGTTCGACAAGGTCGAGATGGTGCAGATCGTGCATCCGGAAAAGAGCTACGAGGCGCTGGAGGAGATGACCGGCCATGCCGAGGCCGTGCTCCAGAAACTGGGCCTGCCCTACCGCGTGATGAGCCTGTGCACGGGCGACATGGGTTTCGGCGCGGCCAAGACCTATGACCTGGAAGTCTGGCTGCCCGCGCAGGACACCTACCGCGAGATCAGCTCGGTCTCCAACTGCGAGGCCTTCCAGGCCCGCCGCCTGCAGGCGCGCTTCAAGAACGCCCAGGGCAAGAACGAGCTGCTGCATACGCTCAACGGCTCTGGCCTGGCCGTGGGCCGCACGCTGGTGGCCGTGCTGGAGAACTACCAGAACGCCGATGGTTCGGTGGAAGTGCCCGAGGCCCTGCGTCCTTACATGGGTGGACAGGCTTTGCTGAAGCCCTGA
- the ispH gene encoding 4-hydroxy-3-methylbut-2-enyl diphosphate reductase codes for MSGPTSPQEILLAEPRGFCAGVDRAIEIVERALAKFGAPIYVRHEIVHNTFVVNDLKAKGAIFIEELDDVPPGATLVFSAHGVSKAVQEEARRRGFSIFDATCPLVTKVHVEVAKLAREGYEFLMIGHKGHPEVEGTMGQLSEGIHLVEDEADVARVNPRQTEKLAVVTQTTLSVDDAAGITAAIRARFPQVREPKQQDICYATQNRQDAVKVLAPQVDVLIVVGSPTSSNSNRLRELAARLGTPAYMVDNAGELREEWFTDVRRVGLTAGASAPEVLVDEVIQRLRQLGALSVRKMDGIEETIKFPLPKGLKIDAATGLEIAVRKRPETGG; via the coding sequence GTGTCGGGTCCGACCTCGCCCCAGGAAATCCTGCTGGCCGAGCCCCGGGGATTCTGCGCCGGCGTGGACCGCGCCATCGAGATCGTGGAGCGGGCGCTGGCCAAGTTCGGTGCACCCATCTACGTGCGCCACGAGATCGTGCACAACACCTTCGTGGTCAACGACCTCAAGGCCAAGGGCGCGATCTTCATCGAGGAGCTGGACGACGTGCCGCCCGGCGCCACCCTGGTGTTCAGCGCCCACGGCGTGAGCAAGGCTGTCCAGGAGGAGGCCCGGCGCCGGGGCTTTTCCATCTTCGACGCCACCTGCCCGCTGGTCACCAAGGTGCATGTGGAGGTGGCCAAGCTGGCCCGGGAAGGCTACGAATTCCTGATGATCGGCCACAAGGGACACCCCGAGGTCGAGGGCACCATGGGCCAACTGTCCGAAGGCATCCACCTGGTCGAGGACGAGGCCGACGTGGCCCGCGTCAATCCGCGCCAGACCGAGAAGCTGGCCGTGGTCACGCAGACCACGCTGTCGGTGGACGATGCCGCGGGCATCACGGCCGCCATCCGCGCGCGTTTTCCGCAGGTGCGCGAGCCCAAGCAGCAGGACATCTGCTATGCCACCCAGAACCGCCAGGATGCCGTCAAGGTGCTGGCGCCGCAGGTGGATGTGCTCATCGTCGTGGGCAGCCCCACCAGCTCCAACAGCAACCGCCTGCGTGAGCTGGCGGCCCGCCTGGGCACGCCCGCCTACATGGTGGACAACGCGGGCGAGCTGCGCGAGGAATGGTTCACCGACGTGCGCCGCGTGGGCCTGACGGCTGGCGCATCGGCGCCCGAGGTGCTGGTCGATGAGGTCATACAACGGCTGCGCCAGCTGGGCGCGCTGTCGGTGCGCAAGATGGACGGCATCGAGGAAACCATCAAGTTCCCTCTGCCCAAGGGCCTGAAGATCGACGCGGCCACCGGCCTGGAGATCGCCGTGCGCAAGAGGCCGGAGACGGGCGGCTGA
- a CDS encoding Smr/MutS family protein: MTLKATSLQDLAPLRRALAEAAAQEALLRQQRAEAARRALAEQKLFENTVGPVHALKASPARHRHAPEPPEPLPLQLELDEQRVLQEAMSDEFDVSTLLDIDDQLSFRRPGIGRDVTHKLRGGHWSIQRQLDLHGLRVDEAREALGQFIRLAHRTGIRCVRVVHGKGLGSPGKTPVLKGRVQRWLVQKKEVLAFVQARPVDGGAGALVVLLQPGKRQLY; the protein is encoded by the coding sequence ATGACGTTGAAAGCCACGAGCCTCCAGGACCTTGCGCCGCTGCGCCGCGCGCTGGCCGAAGCCGCCGCGCAAGAGGCCCTGCTGCGACAGCAGCGCGCCGAAGCGGCGCGCCGCGCATTGGCCGAACAGAAACTGTTCGAGAACACCGTGGGTCCCGTTCATGCGCTCAAGGCCTCGCCCGCACGCCACCGCCACGCCCCCGAGCCGCCCGAGCCGCTGCCCCTGCAGCTGGAGCTGGACGAGCAGCGCGTGCTGCAGGAGGCCATGAGCGACGAGTTCGACGTCAGCACCCTGCTGGACATCGACGACCAGCTGAGCTTTCGGCGCCCCGGCATCGGGCGCGACGTCACGCACAAGCTGCGCGGCGGCCACTGGAGCATCCAGCGCCAGCTGGACCTGCACGGCCTGCGCGTGGACGAGGCCCGCGAGGCCCTGGGCCAGTTCATCCGCCTGGCCCACCGCACGGGCATACGCTGCGTGCGCGTGGTGCATGGCAAGGGACTGGGCTCGCCGGGCAAGACCCCCGTGCTCAAGGGCCGCGTACAGCGCTGGCTGGTGCAGAAAAAGGAAGTGCTGGCCTTCGTGCAGGCCCGCCCCGTCGATGGCGGCGCGGGCGCGCTGGTGGTGCTGCTGCAGCCGGGCAAGCGCCAGCTGTATTGA
- a CDS encoding FKBP-type peptidyl-prolyl cis-trans isomerase — protein sequence MTSSASTTATPTVQAGSFLTLHYRLSGPAGDVINTFNDKPATLSLGAGELSPAVEQRLIGLAEGTRTTFEMPAGEAFGERNGDMVQWVARKLMNELGDPHEQYAAGDVVQFPTPDGMGSYAGAVVQVREDGAVLFDFNHPLAGQPVTFEVQIIGVL from the coding sequence ATGACTTCTAGCGCTTCTACCACGGCCACCCCCACTGTCCAGGCCGGATCGTTCCTCACGCTGCACTACCGACTGTCCGGGCCGGCCGGCGACGTGATCAATACCTTCAACGACAAGCCCGCCACGCTGTCGCTGGGCGCGGGCGAGCTGTCGCCGGCGGTCGAGCAGCGCCTGATCGGCCTGGCCGAGGGCACGCGCACCACCTTCGAGATGCCGGCCGGCGAGGCCTTTGGCGAGCGCAACGGCGACATGGTGCAGTGGGTGGCGCGCAAGCTCATGAACGAGCTGGGCGACCCGCACGAGCAGTACGCGGCCGGCGACGTGGTGCAGTTTCCCACGCCCGACGGCATGGGCAGCTATGCGGGCGCCGTGGTGCAGGTGCGCGAGGACGGCGCCGTGCTGTTCGACTTCAACCACCCGCTGGCAGGCCAGCCGGTGACCTTCGAAGTGCAGATCATCGGGGTGCTCTGA
- the radC gene encoding RadC family protein yields the protein MAIKDLPAEAKPREKLAARGPSALSDTELLAIVLRTGMAGKGVLQLAQELLELPGQGGLSGLLQAGYADLCHIKGLGPAKRAELLAVLELARRAMAQQLRERPALTSPQAVASYVQMHLAARPHEVFAVLFLDGQHRLIALEEMFRGTLTRTSVYPREVALRALHHHAGAVILAHNHPSGRVEPSAADRAITQSLQAALNLIDIQVLDHLIVAPGAALSMAEQGLL from the coding sequence ATGGCAATCAAAGATCTCCCGGCCGAGGCCAAGCCCCGCGAGAAACTCGCTGCGCGCGGCCCCTCGGCATTGTCCGACACGGAACTGCTGGCCATCGTGCTGCGCACCGGCATGGCCGGCAAGGGCGTGCTGCAGCTGGCGCAGGAGCTGCTGGAGCTGCCCGGCCAGGGCGGCCTGTCCGGGCTCTTGCAGGCAGGCTATGCCGACCTGTGCCACATCAAGGGACTGGGCCCGGCCAAGCGCGCCGAGCTGCTGGCCGTGCTGGAACTGGCGCGGCGTGCCATGGCCCAGCAACTGCGCGAGCGCCCGGCACTGACATCTCCCCAGGCCGTGGCCAGCTATGTGCAGATGCATCTGGCGGCCAGGCCCCACGAGGTGTTCGCCGTACTGTTCCTCGACGGCCAGCACCGGCTGATCGCGCTGGAGGAGATGTTTCGCGGCACGCTGACCCGCACCAGCGTCTATCCAAGAGAAGTGGCGCTGCGGGCGCTGCACCACCATGCGGGCGCGGTCATCCTGGCCCACAACCACCCCAGCGGCCGTGTCGAGCCCAGCGCCGCCGACAGGGCCATCACCCAAAGCCTGCAGGCCGCGCTGAACCTGATCGACATCCAGGTGCTGGACCACTTGATCGTGGCACCCGGCGCCGCGCTGTCCATGGCCGAGCAGGGCCTGCTCTAG
- a CDS encoding LysR family transcriptional regulator, with product MHIDQRQLQCFLEVVNTGSINRAAQKLHIAQPALSRRIQQLEHALGTELFVRTKAGVDLTAPGQRLYGKAQAWLMEFERLQQSMRQEVEPGGDVLRLGMAAGPMALLLPRVMAWAVELSPGLRLRVIEGDRPSLREQIFAGQLDFAISTDVCPQPRIAREPLWKEALFLVAPRATADRPAPFVIPTSDSDIARAVADAAASIGLHPDSGIAVTPTASVKRLIAAGGARSILPFSAVHEEALKDSLQLQSIPGAFVERHLIWLKDRPRSAAADALHAAIRHSVSAMLAATGGECLVRSETASAP from the coding sequence ATGCACATCGATCAGCGCCAGCTCCAGTGCTTCCTGGAAGTCGTCAATACCGGCAGCATCAACCGCGCCGCACAGAAGCTGCATATCGCGCAGCCGGCATTGAGCCGCCGGATACAGCAGCTCGAACACGCCCTGGGCACCGAGCTGTTCGTGCGAACCAAGGCCGGCGTGGACCTGACTGCGCCCGGACAGCGCCTGTACGGGAAAGCGCAGGCCTGGCTGATGGAATTCGAGCGCCTGCAGCAATCGATGCGCCAGGAGGTGGAGCCCGGTGGCGATGTCCTGCGGCTGGGCATGGCGGCGGGCCCCATGGCATTGCTGCTGCCGCGTGTGATGGCATGGGCGGTCGAGCTGTCCCCCGGGCTGCGCCTTCGCGTCATTGAAGGCGATCGCCCCTCATTGCGAGAACAGATCTTTGCCGGACAACTGGATTTCGCCATTTCCACGGACGTCTGCCCGCAGCCCCGGATCGCACGCGAGCCGCTGTGGAAGGAGGCCCTGTTCCTGGTAGCGCCCCGCGCCACAGCCGACCGGCCGGCCCCCTTCGTCATTCCGACCAGCGACTCCGACATTGCGCGTGCGGTGGCGGATGCGGCGGCTTCGATCGGGCTGCACCCGGACTCGGGCATCGCCGTGACGCCGACGGCCAGCGTCAAGCGGCTCATAGCGGCGGGAGGAGCCCGTTCAATCCTGCCGTTCTCGGCCGTGCACGAAGAGGCGCTGAAGGATTCCCTTCAGTTGCAGTCCATTCCAGGCGCCTTCGTGGAGCGCCATCTGATCTGGCTGAAGGACCGTCCTCGCAGCGCAGCGGCCGATGCCTTGCACGCGGCCATCCGCCATAGCGTGAGCGCCATGCTGGCAGCCACCGGCGGCGAGTGCCTTGTGCGCAGCGAGACGGCATCTGCCCCGTGA
- a CDS encoding bacteriocin: MKPSSKALPATAPVDEDLAVQARPGHGVPSQDPDAQAQYALSPEDAQREARSVYIGGGVLAGAAAGAAAGAVVAGPVGVVVGGTVGSVAGALGGAAAGAGASPQPTQAPAGNRGGGSRRNA, encoded by the coding sequence ATGAAACCATCCAGCAAAGCATTGCCAGCCACCGCGCCCGTCGACGAAGACCTTGCCGTGCAGGCACGGCCCGGGCACGGAGTGCCTTCCCAGGACCCCGACGCGCAGGCGCAGTACGCGCTGTCGCCTGAAGATGCGCAGCGCGAGGCCCGTTCGGTCTATATCGGCGGCGGCGTGCTGGCCGGAGCCGCTGCAGGCGCTGCGGCGGGCGCCGTGGTGGCCGGCCCTGTCGGTGTGGTGGTGGGAGGCACGGTGGGCAGCGTGGCCGGTGCACTGGGCGGCGCGGCCGCAGGTGCGGGGGCGAGTCCCCAGCCGACGCAAGCGCCCGCCGGTAATCGGGGAGGCGGATCCCGCCGAAATGCCTGA
- a CDS encoding H-NS family nucleoid-associated regulatory protein yields the protein MTADYKTLLRQKAELEARIAETLKAEKGNVIAKARELVQAYGLTADDIFGAGKSKSGNVGVPKYRNPATGATWTGRGKPPRWIEGQDRKSFEI from the coding sequence ATGACCGCAGACTACAAAACGCTTCTCCGGCAAAAAGCCGAACTCGAGGCCCGGATTGCCGAGACCTTGAAGGCGGAAAAGGGCAATGTCATCGCCAAGGCGCGCGAGCTTGTCCAGGCATACGGACTGACTGCGGATGACATCTTCGGCGCGGGCAAGTCCAAGTCCGGCAACGTGGGTGTACCCAAATACCGCAATCCCGCCACGGGCGCCACCTGGACCGGCCGGGGAAAGCCTCCGCGCTGGATCGAGGGCCAGGACCGCAAGTCCTTCGAGATCTGA
- a CDS encoding DUF1304 domain-containing protein yields the protein MANALIAIVAAIHACILVLEMFLWHKPAGRRVFGMTAEFAQQTRTLAANQGLYNGFLAAGLAWGLVQGAGGVQFKAFFLGCVLVAGLYGAATASRKILWVQALPAAAALLALYLGL from the coding sequence CTGGCCAACGCCCTCATCGCCATCGTCGCCGCGATCCATGCCTGTATCCTCGTGCTGGAGATGTTCCTCTGGCACAAGCCTGCCGGGCGACGCGTCTTCGGCATGACGGCTGAATTCGCGCAGCAGACCCGGACGCTGGCGGCCAACCAGGGCCTGTACAACGGATTTCTGGCGGCAGGGCTGGCATGGGGCCTCGTACAGGGGGCTGGTGGAGTCCAGTTCAAGGCGTTTTTCCTGGGCTGTGTGCTGGTGGCAGGCCTGTACGGCGCTGCCACGGCCAGCCGCAAGATCCTCTGGGTCCAGGCCCTGCCCGCCGCCGCCGCGCTGCTTGCGTTGTATCTCGGGCTGTAG
- a CDS encoding carbon-nitrogen hydrolase family protein, with protein sequence MALAHPKYHVAVVQAAPVWLDMDATVDKCIALIDEAAARGCKLIAFPETFIPGYPWHIWMGPPAWAVARGFVRRYFDNSLCYDSPQAERLRQAVRASGITAVLGLSERCGGSLYIAQWTLGPDGETIHRRRKVRPTHGERTVFGEGDGSDLAVHDTPLGRLGALCCWENLLSLNKFAMFSQHEQVHVACWPSFSTYEPFAHQLGWETNNAISKVYAVEGGCFVLAPCATISDAMVEELCDTPDKRALTHAGGGHAVIYGPDGSALTDKLPETQEGLLIAEIDLGAIGVAKNAMDPVGHYSRPDVYRLMLNREPGRRVQAFSLPLTPQDVPMAAAAGPA encoded by the coding sequence ATGGCCCTCGCGCACCCGAAGTACCACGTTGCCGTCGTGCAGGCAGCGCCCGTGTGGCTGGATATGGATGCCACTGTCGACAAGTGCATCGCCCTCATCGATGAAGCCGCAGCCAGGGGCTGCAAGCTGATCGCCTTTCCCGAGACCTTCATTCCCGGCTACCCGTGGCATATCTGGATGGGTCCTCCGGCCTGGGCCGTGGCGCGCGGCTTCGTGCGCCGGTACTTCGACAATTCCCTGTGCTACGACAGCCCCCAGGCCGAACGGCTGCGGCAGGCGGTCCGCGCGTCAGGCATCACGGCCGTGCTCGGTCTGTCGGAACGCTGCGGCGGCTCGCTGTACATCGCGCAGTGGACCCTGGGCCCCGATGGCGAGACCATCCATCGGCGGCGCAAGGTCCGGCCCACCCACGGGGAACGCACGGTGTTCGGCGAGGGCGACGGCAGCGACCTCGCCGTGCACGACACGCCGCTGGGCCGGCTGGGCGCGCTGTGCTGCTGGGAAAACCTGCTGTCGCTCAACAAGTTCGCCATGTTCTCGCAGCATGAGCAGGTGCATGTGGCGTGCTGGCCCAGCTTCTCCACCTATGAGCCCTTCGCGCACCAGTTGGGCTGGGAAACGAACAACGCCATCAGCAAGGTGTATGCGGTGGAGGGCGGCTGCTTCGTGCTCGCGCCCTGCGCCACCATCAGCGATGCGATGGTCGAGGAGCTGTGCGACACCCCCGACAAGCGCGCGTTGACCCATGCGGGCGGCGGACATGCGGTGATCTACGGACCCGATGGCAGTGCGTTGACGGACAAGCTGCCCGAGACCCAGGAGGGCCTGCTCATCGCCGAGATCGACCTGGGCGCCATCGGCGTGGCCAAGAATGCCATGGACCCCGTCGGCCACTATTCGCGTCCCGACGTCTACCGGTTGATGCTCAACCGCGAGCCCGGCCGGCGCGTGCAGGCCTTCTCGCTGCCGCTCACCCCCCAGGATGTCCCGATGGCGGCCGCTGCCGGCCCGGCCTGA